The following DNA comes from Ignavibacteria bacterium.
TTGTTTATATTCGTTAACACTGAATACCTCTCTGCCAAGCAGATCATATATCCTTATTGTTATATGTGCATCGTTTGGTATATCAAACTTAATGTTTGTTGTTGGATTAAACGGATTCGGATAATTCTGATGCAGCTTAAACGACCTTGGTGTATTGTTTGTATTGCTGCTGATGTTCTGGTTTAACGATTTAC
Coding sequences within:
- a CDS encoding T9SS type A sorting domain-containing protein, giving the protein KSLNQNISSNTNNTPRSFKLHQNYPNPFNPTTNIKFDIPNDAHITIRIYDLLGREVFSVNEYKQAGIYELMFDGSNLASGLYFYSLEASPSTGSQNGLAGRGYFETKKMVLIK